The genome window GGAAGCCCAGCTCTCGGAGCTGCATTGGAGAAGGCAAAACCAACCTCAGCAGATCCAACGCCGCAGAACCAGCGGAGAAAGAGAGGACGAGAAAGCCGAGCCTCTCACGCCAACATCGGCTTGGAGAGCCGCGGAAATGCTAGCTAAAGTGGCTATCATGAGAAAGTCGTTGAACAGAGTCAGCGACTTACACGGCTTCGAAGACGCCAGATTTTAGacctcattttttattattattaatgcatATTACTCCGTAGTtaagattagattagatttaagaatataataatatgtagaaataaatttagaaaaaaaaaaaagaagaaaagaccAAAAAAGCGTATATCATAATAGGGACAAAGGCCAGAAGAGGTACCCGACGGCTCGGCGCTTTCTGCAAGttatgattgattgattgaggCAGAGAGGAATGGAGGGGGGCTCTCTACtttgtctttattttcattataaatttcattttcagtaatgttattatatatatttatctgtAGACTGTAGATGCTGGAATGAAATGATATCTCTATTGCAGAATATAAATATGGAATTGAACAGAAGAAATACTTTTCAATTTCTTGTCGTTTAGTTATTTGTCTACATCTTCTTCAaaggttcatgattttatacATCCGTGTAGCATGTAGCGTATGGCGTAGCTTAGGACATGACAATGGGGTTGGGAAACGTGGGGAAAGTACAAACATGTAAGCCTTGGTTGCAACTTCACAACTCCTAAAAATCAGAAACTCAGAATGATTTTGGGATAGGGATATCTGTATTATTGGATGTTTGGTTGGTGAAGCTAAGCATTCCAATCACCGCAGGCACAGCTGTAATTGCCTCACTTGAGATTTGGGCGTATCATTGTTGATGTTGATGAAACGAGGAGAATTTGATAGTTTTTGTTTAGAGGATAGGATATTTCATATATTGTGGAACCTCACCAACCCCAAATTGAATACATGGGGAGAACTGTTGATGAAGTCATTATCGATTTGGTTgcatgaggaagaagaaaagaggaaatgGAGTATACACGGCTCTAAAGAAGGGATGGTTCTTAATGGGGTAGGACCACGTGATCATTAAGCCCATTGTGTTTCCACATAGTTCGACTTTATGAAAATCCCAAGAAGAAAAATATGGAAGGAGGAAGTACGTACTGATGTCCTGTGGGCTGTGGGTGAGGGATCAACAAATTCCACGTTAGCACGACTTTAGGTGCACGATTTGCTTTGTGATTGTGAATATTAAGGAGAAAAAAGAGCACTCGctttttcatttcaaagttaCTGCATGGAAGACAGCGAAAAAACATAAACAACgttaaaaaaagagtaaaaagatagcctttattttttctttaaagtaGAGGTTTATTAGGGAATTGGGAGTTTGTaatgaaagggaagttttatCTACTTTGACCTTTTTGAATAGAGATTCAAAGAATCAGTTTCCAGGTGCCACTATTGGCCAGACATTCACTTAATCACATCACACTGTTGATGTCAGAAATGGGCAATTTCTATAGTTGGCTAAGACTGGCCAATATCACTCAATTATTCATCCTTGATTCTCAGAAATTTAATTATGCCTGCCGTTCAAACATAAAGGAAGCAGACTTTTAACATACCCACATTTAATGACAAAGAATTTTCTATTTACAACCAATTTACGGAAAAGTACACAACATGAGAACAACCCAAAGACTAAGCAAATATAGTGTCACAAGTAGAACACCAATTGAGTTCATAAAATAGAACACATGGAAAGGGTGGAAGGAAGCAAGAGATACTAAAATCATATCAGAAATACAATTGCCTACACTGACCTACTTCAACCTCTGATGGGCAGTAAGGGCACTTGAAGGGTCGCGTGCTGTTATTTTTGGATAGTTTTGTTATAGACTGCTTGCAGAGCACGTGTCCACATGACAACAACATCGGTGGATTCTCTTCAGTTGCTTGATCCCGGCTCACAGGACATACAAAGAGAGAGTGGAACTGGAACTCTCTGTCTAAGTCCACAGGTACAGGTAACTGCTTCATAGATTGCCATTCCTGCTTTTTTGCTGTCATTACATTCATCAGTTTCAAGAGGGTTGGCAGCCCCTGGACTCCAGCTGCAATCGTCACACTCAGTGGACTCTCATAGGATTGACCTATGAGATTGCAGAACTGCCTGGTGAGATCCTCAGCCAATTTTTCCCAATGCTTAGGGGATAACAAATCAGAGTATGGTGAGGAATCAAGTCTCCCAGCCCACAAAAGACAGGCCATTAGCTTCTGGATTTCTGCCATGTATTTGGTAGCAAATGGTGGGAAGAAAGTTCTAGCATAGTTTAGTGCCTCATCTCTACCTCTGTTTTGCAATATTTCCACAAAATGCTGGCGGTGAAGCTTCATTTCAATATCAGACCcacaatttttaagtttttcttGGTTATTAGCAGCCCAACTCAAAGCAGGTTGCAGGTTCCGACATCTCATGGCCTCAAGGATTTGATACATTTCCAAGTAAGGAGATTTATTTGCTGCAGCTTCTGGTTCCCTGGACTCATTTACAAAACAATCACCTAGATCAAAGAGGCCCTCCCTATAGAAATGGCTGGCAATTATCTGGTTGACTGTATGTATGTCAAAATCAACATTTCTATAGGCCTTTGATATATCAGGATTGAAAATTTTTTCAAGGATCTTTGGGTACTTGCTTAATGCAATATTTAGTTCTTTTTGTGTGCCTTCCAGATGATTTAATGGAGCAATTTCCTTCAACTTGGTCTTCAGCTCAGAAAGGATCAGCTTGTGATTAGCAAGAGAGGGGTCATTTTGCATATTAGATATGGCTTGTTCTATTTCTTGGCCAATTTGTGCTATTATTTCTTGAGTTTTAGAAGATGACAGTTTTTGCTTCTTTGTCACCCTATCGAAAGCATCTTTGATGGTATTCAGCTCCATTTCCAAAATGTCAAAGTCCCACTGCGTTATTGCACAGTATAAGTACTACTGAGCACCTAGAAGAAAATAATAGTAGGAAAGTCTCAATAATCTTTACAACAGTTTGCTTGACCGTGAAAAGCAAGCAAGCACCAAGGAGAATGGAGAAATGTAGGAGAGGAAAAGACACCATGGAGTTACAGCAATCTAGATATGCATGTTAGCACAGGAAACACACAGTGGTTGACTTTAGTTGCTCTAAGAGGAAATAAAGTATACAAGTAACCAAAAAAAAGAACAAGTTTCTTGGCATACATGTTTGTCTTTATTCTCAAGACATAAATAAAGTGCGACTCCTCTCTCCACCCCCGGAGCAAGCACAAAACTTATAGTAAGTAAATAGTGTAGAACTACCAAAAGAAATCCTGTAATTTTTGGTACCAAAGCCATCAATGACTAAAAGAAATTGCTTAAAAAGACTTGCTGAGTGATAACTATTCCCTATTCTCTGTATTGCATAAAAAATGACATGGAATTCATTTATTGAGTTACACATCTGACATCACCATAAAACCTAGTTAAATTTTAAGCGATCTAAAAACTTTTGGAAGGGTCAAAAACTTAATTAATGCAGATCGGTGTTCTTAGCACTTATAAGTTGGAGAAGActataaacaaacaaaagtttagaACTATTCAGTATTATTAACCATGAATGGAAGCACTCGTTACATGGTAACTATGaggcacatatatatatatatatatatacatatatattttagggTTGGACAACCagagaacttttttttttttttgaaaaccagaCAACCAGAGAACTTCTTCAACTATCAGTCAAAAAATTTCCTTAAAAATAAAAGGATGTAAGATTCACCTTCACATGAGTGTAGACCATTCCAAGAGGCCTACCTCAGTCCTAGGTATAATAAGGATCTAAATGCATAAAATGAAAAGGGGTCCTCACCTTTATTTTCTGACCAAGTATACCTTCTGCCCTAATGCATTTTATTAATGTATTCCTTTGTTTATTTGAATAAGTTTCCTATTCAATGTATTGCACTATGCTTAGTTTTTAAAAAACGGACAAATGAATTATCAGACTAACACCAAGCACATTGATGCCTATTACATATTGCCTTAAAAGAGAGAAAGTGTAACTGATATTGCAAGCCTTCATTTTTTAAGGACTACTTAACATAAAACTCACAAATGGCCTTACTCCTTGCCAGAATCTCCAGACAGTCCAATCAACTAAGCCTACGTCCAAaactaaaataagaaaaattctAAACTAAGAAACTAAGGCAGTAACCTAACAACTTTGTTTAAGTGTTAACTAAAGTAGATTCAACTCCATGTGGTGTAGAAAACGAAAAGTAGTTCACCAGATGCAGTGCATTTACAGATAACAGTGGAAATAACAATGCAACAGCCCCTTACTCAGAAAACCTTTAGACATTTATGAAACAAACATATAATCTAGAAGTATAAGTGTATTTCTTCCTGCTTCCATAAATCTTATCTTTTATACTGTTAAATAAGCATTTCTTCTAAGAATTCCATGTGTAAATCAAACATGAAAGCAGGAATCTTAGGCAGCATCCAAACAAATCTAAAATCAAAAGCATCGATGCAATGAATAACTCAATCCAGCCACTCGGTTTGAGCAAACGATTTCACCaaacaacaacatttataaaACAGGAAAGCATAACACATAAACATATTTGTATAAAATCATCACCCGAATTATTCAGATCAGAATCAGGAAACGATAATCAGTATCACAAACAAAAACATTTAAGTAAATTGTTCGCgttttaactattaaaaaataataataataagggagaTGAAATTGAAAACAGAGGGAGAAAGCGAGATTCGGTTACCCGAAACGTAACGGGCGGTTTGGTCTGAAAAAATCTCCAGTAAGCGTAACCAATAAACGAGTCTTCGAGAGGGAAGGAGATGGATCCGGTTGCTTGTGCGTCTTGTGCTGATTGCTTGTGCTCAACTCTGTGTTTTCCCATTTTATCCCTGCCCAGAATGATGGAATCTTGATATGATCCCCTGCAATAAGGCCTTCTAGTTTTGTGATGCTCCGCAGCCTCCGCTGATCTGCAGACAAATTTTCCGGAGATTCTGGGCCTATGTTTAAGCTATAGGCCCACTCtcttcaaacattttgttttgggTTGacccgaatatatatatatatatatatatatatatatatatatatatatatatatatatatatatatatatatatatatattccatttaaACAACCCAAATAAAATTAGATATGATCCAATCCTCGTGATACAATAATACTCCCCtttccattttgtttgtctagtTCGGTTATTGAagcttgactaaagttatttttaattgaattttttataatattaagttttttttttttttaaatcaaagaaACAATATAGATTATTGTAAAAGAGCATAAACAGAATCAAGAGCGACATAGTCCAGTATAGAGTGCTAGCCTGAGTAAAGATCACAAAGGCAAGAGTATGAGCAATAATATTTGTTGATCTAGGAACTAAACTAATAAGACATTCATTAAACGAAGACATAGAAACCATGCAAGCATCAATAACCAAACCAACATAGGAAAAGATAGCAGGTTGTGCCACTGACAAACCACTTCGAAGTTGAGAACAATTTGTGAGTAATTCAACAAACAACACATCCCGGTCTTTAAGCAAAGACAAAACCTCCTCGCAAGCCACGGATTCTGCCATGAGTGGTGAGAAACAATCGCGCAGAAATCCAGCGCAAGCTGCCAACAATCCACCATCCCGCGCAAGCGAAACTTCACCAAACGAAGACTTCATCGAAGATGAGAGGTAGCCAGTGTCGAAGTAGCACCTGGCAGCAGCATAGTCAACTGGGCAGGGATGACATCGGCAAGGGATGCGGCACTGGCAGGAGCAACCGACGGTTCGCGGTAGTGGACCTTTCTCCATGCATGCAGCGTAGCAACCGCCGTCGACAACACCCTTCTCGACATAGGCAAACAACTTTCCCACACCGCGGAGTTCCGTGCACACCACACGTGGTAGAGTACTGCCACAATCAAACCAATATTCTCTTCAGACAAAACATTCATCACATTTGAAAACCACATTTGAAAAGAGTTGCCAATTGTGCTAGAGATAGGTAAGGAGGATTCATGCCAAACTAGTTGTGAAAAGTCACACAAAATAAGTGCATGCATTGTATCCTCATGAGCAAGACCACACATTGGGCATGAAGGGTCTACATCCACAATCTTTATAAACAAGTTCGTAGTAACAGGAAGAATATCATTGAGGGCTCTCCAAACTCTTATCTTCCAAAGAGGGTTCCGTTTATCAAAGCCTCCAGGGTAGTCATCATAATCACCAATAATGCATCTATAACCACTCTTCACATAATAACATCACCTAGGATCACCATGCCAAAATCAAGAATCCTCATAGCCAGGGGAAATAGGGATCCTAGAAATGCGAGCCACATCATCAGGGATGAAAATATCAGGATAAAGGGTCCCACATATTACTATCTTGATCAATCAGACCAGACACCAACGAAACTTATTGGGCATAGGTGTTTGAACCATAAGATTTGGGTCATCAAGTAGCCAGGAATGTCCCCATATTAAAGTAGATTTCCGATCCCATCTCCAATCCAACGCCTCACCCCTCCACAGACAAGATCATGAGTAGCTATAATACTACGCCAATAGAAACTAGGGCAACTACCCACAGTAGCATCAATAAAAGAGGATCTCAGAAAATACTTTGCTTTATATATTCTTGCAACCAAAGATTGGGGCTTAGTTAGGAAACGCCATGCTTTTCCTAACATTGCCAAATTAAAAGCACGAAGATCCTTGAAGCCCAAACCACCAAACTTCTTAGGAACACATAAACGATCTCAGACTTTCCAATGAATCCCTCTCTCGTTTCTAGACGGTTCATGGTTCTTTCAATAGACAGAAAAACCAACTCAAGGAGAAAAAAACACTCATCCAGAAAGTAGACATTGCCTGAGCCACACTTTTATGCAATTAAGCCTATAACTTcttaaatttgtgcaattagctCAATTTGCAGGTAAACACAATGTAATAGCAGGCGaaagtgatttttaaaaaataattaaaaaaaataactggCCGGCTTCTCCTCGAGCTTGCTCCGTCCAACAGGACGAAGAAGAGGCTGCCgaaaagtgtgtgtgtgtttttttaattaattaattaatttgaattaaaaatatatttattattttaattaatttgttaaattaaaagaaaaaagaaatttagtTGTGACCTGTTAATtaacttaattgcatttttgtttttttttgaatacaactattCACCTtagctcaatctcatgacctcccggatgggagagtcactatatGCCATTTGAGCCACTAATTAGAGCTTATGTTATTTTAGGTAGTTAATTGCACTTTGACATATAATTGAAGGGCCTATTTGACTTTTATccctattaaaaatatatatttaatatattttaaaaaaaacatgtatGTCGATAATTATTTTTGTGGTATAAATTATGGTTCATGATATAATGATTTAGCTAAATTGACAAGTATCCTATGAGTTGCTCTCAGTTGGTCAGAAGTAGGGGTGGGCGTAATTTGGATTACCCGAACTAACACCCGAAACCCGAaccgaattttaaattttgggtgaACCCAAATAGTTATCGGTtcggatattttaaattttggtacatccgaatataaatttggttcggacaCCGGGTGTTAAAAATTTACCCACACCCGACCCGAAACCCGAACTAAccgaaattttattataaatataataatatatattatatatttagttatcaatgtatttcataattaataatatattacttttaaaaagtttattggttaattattactatttgtcttatttttagtttgatagtatatcaaaaaaaatatataaataataaaataataaaaacataaaaaaaattaaaattgataaaaataaaattttgggtaTATCCAAACTAACACAAAATAGACCCGAAATAATTTCACCCGAACCGAACATATTCgaaataaatttggttcggatatcgggtgtCAAAAACATCACCCGAAATTTTCGAATATCCGAAATAAAATTCGGGTAtcacccgaaccgaaccgacGCCCACCCTCAGAAGAAACTAAAATAGCTAATTCGATAGTCACCAAACTCGGCTTTAATTTAGCTTGAGAATTGAAAAGTGAGAAGTATGTCTGTATGCTTCTTTTTAACTGCTTAGTTAAAAAATGACCATAATTCGAGTGATCAAAGCGTAATTTATCATATTAAACTTGCTTGAAGCTTCTTCGAGTAATGTCCCTTCTTTCTGGGATGGGAGGATTTGATTTGAAGTTATCTGGTAGCCACTGTAAGTCTATAATACACAGCAACTCTTCAACCTGACCTCATGCATTACTGATTCTTACTGAATTTGCACTGTCATCGCAAAGctctataattataaaattcacagAGATGCTGCTTAGTTTGCCCAGCTCAAGGGTTCCTACTCTCCCGACAATCAGTTCGCCGAATCGCAAATCAGTCGGAGCTTCCGTCGTCCGTTGCGCCGGGATAGGGTATTTTTATCGTTTTTCTACTTTTGCTTCCAATTCAACTGCGAATTGATTGATTTAATTCCTTAGTAGCTTTCCGGTTTAAAAAATAACGTTGTTACTTGATGGGATTGCATATGCCATGTTGATTGTTACTCCGTAATAATGATTGTCAATCACTGTTGCAACTGAGGGGCCAGGCCGTTCATGCTGGTCTTAGAATTGATTTTATTTCAGCTATCTTCTGTGGTGAAAGGTTGTCTAATTACTCTTATAACTTGTCCATTTCAGCAAGAATGGGGAAAGCAATGCCTCATCTAAAGGACAAGGACCGTTCCAGATGCAGTTGAGCACCCTCATTTTAactctaatttttatttctgaTGACTAGTCCATTATTGTGTGATTGAATTCTTGCTTCTCTTCAAACTTTGTGTTGTTTTCTGCTCTGCATTCACTAAGTATCCGGTCATTTTGCAATCCAGGGAGGGAAGTAAGGAGAACCTAGAGGTGTGTCTGACAGTCTAAAACTCATTTGGCCATGTTAAGTGTATTCTGTTCTTACTAAGTGGTTATGTTTTCCTTTCAATAGGACACTCTAAAAATCAGCAATAGTGAATTCAAAGAGAAAGATAGTGATATTTGGCGGCTTTTTAGGGAAGCTCAACAGAGTATGTTTTTGTggtttcatttcttttttctaacTTCACACTGTATCATTGCATCATActgcttatttttaaattactgCAATTTAGATATCCTCTTCTTGAACAAGCAACGTATCAATGCCTTGGAAGAGCTTGAGAgagtgaagaaagaaaaagattcATTGCTTGATAGGGTAGAACAGCTGGAGGCAACAAAATTGACCAGCACAACAAAAGGTGATGATTATAATTGCTAAGAGCTAACAAGTAACTGCTATGTTAATCAATGAATTTTCGTGCACTGTGCTTCAGATGCTCTCATTTTAGTAAGTGCCTGATCTAGATATGTTGGTTAGTGGGGATCATGCAAGGACATAACAAGGGAAAAACattgatataattattattaaaaatagtaatacaactataaaaaatgacaaatttaatTACAGTACAGTTGTTCTTGATATGAGTTTTTACTGCAAGCAAGTTAGGGTTtcaaaataagtacataatactCTGTATTTCTTTTTTCCATCAAAAGCaacaataatttcattaatctcATACTATGTTATAGAGGCGTTAGACTCAACTGGAAGATATACAGAAATCCCAAAACATAGTGACAAATTGtcataaagaaagaaaaaagttaaaagacTTGTGATAAATTGGGCTTTCTTTAGACCTAGAGACATTGGACTCTTTGACTTTTGGATGCTTTTTTATCTGTTGCACCGGGGGAATTTTGTGTGATGAGTGGGGACAAAATGGGACTCTCCTGTATATGTATAAcaagattttttaattttttcagtACAAGCTCTAATTTGTGTCGAACTTTGTAGTTGCGGTTGCATGCCTTGAATTACATAGCTCTTAATCTTCAGTAATTGGTAGTTAAGGTTAAGTACTCCTAAATTTTGTACTTCATATTCATACTAATTCTCTTCATCATTGCTTGGCAAATTGgctgattttttttgtttatctccGGAATCCAGACTGTTGTTTTTCGGTTTTTCCTAATAGTCccttttataaattttcatgtGGACAACCTTTCATGTTTCATTTTCTCTGTCTTTCTAGGTAAGAGATGGCTACATATTTTAGTAGAAGGTCATTCCAAGAGCTaatcacaaattttattttgtttgcaaTTAACCAGACAGGCTGTCAATCAGCTCCGAGTTGCTGCTAAGAATAGACTCAATGGTTCTCTCCAGCACAATAAGCAGCAATGAGGCATCTAAATTGAGAAGACTAGTAATGGATTCAAGAATTAGTGTGGTTGAATATTTTTCTGATATCATGGATAAAGGAGATACTGACCTTTTAGCAGAATTGCGGCAATTCTCAAAAACAAGCAAAAAGTAGGGTTCTTACACGTGTTGCAATTTTacttccttttttgtttttgttttttttttttaattaaaaaaagctGTAAATTACAGGATTCATGTCATCCCATGTGCAAATTGTAGTTCCTTAAAGGCTTAAATATTTCCAAAGAGGAATGAGGAATCAATCCTATTCTTGTTGAGTTGTTGTACAGTTCCCTTGTTTAAGGGTAGTaacatgattttaattttattattattatttttttaattttgctttTTCCTAGGAGACAGGTAACTCTAGGATTTTTCCCGATTTATAATCTGGAAgatgttattttttgttttcttgtttttgttggGTTTAACAAATTGTTTACTTCATCTCTGTTCAGGACTGGCTATCACATAGTCCACATTTGCACTGAAATGGCACCAGTGGTCTCGATTGGACCTCTGGCACAATATATTACAGGCTTATCTTGTGCGCTGCAAAGGAAAGGAAATCTCGTTGAGGTTATTTTACCAAAGTAATTGAGCGTAATATTTTCTTCTGATTAATCACCTATGAAGTTTTGCATCTCAACTTTAAGAATCTTTACTATTGCTTTTGGATTTCTGCTTGACAAATGATGTTAAGGAAAACGTTACTTTACATTTATAAATAGAAAATGGGGAAGGGTATACTGTATTTGGCTTCTTGATTAGTTaaccaaattgatttttttggtgAAGTTTTTCATTTATGTTTTAAGCGATATTTTGTAAGCAGGTATGCTTGTCTAAACCTGGATGAAGTTCAAGGGTTACAGGAAACTGGAGCAGAGTTTTATTCATACTTCAATGGTCAATTGCATGGGAACAGAGTCTGGACTGGGTGAGTATGCGACTGTATTTGGTATTTTGAGCTATATTATGGCGAGTCCCCTCTGAACTGGGAATGGTTGGCTGATAATAACTTAAGAAACATGTATCTTAAAGAAAAGGTCAAAGGCATTATGGTCAaacggcatagctgtggccctcccaagtgagaggtcacaggttcgatctCCAGTGGgggctcgttgtgcttcagtaggttgagaaagtatgtatgaacagatactacatctgtaacagagtcaacagtatcaaaaaacaaaagaagaggaTTTAGTTCAGCGAATATGCCTTGTATTATTTCTATCCATTTGTATTCCTATGCTCACTCTCCCTCACAGTAACTAACTTTCATTGTTTGATGTACAGGGTTGTCTATGGAATTGGAGTTATTCTTATACAGCCTGTCGACCATTCCTCATTTTTCAGCCATGAACGAGTATACGGATACAACAATGATTTTGAACGGTTTATGAAATTTTCCTTTTAGACTACACaagcacatgtttatttttgcTCAAATCATCTCTTCTGCCCGTACTGAACAAAAACTTGAAAACTCTGTTGTCACAAAATTTATTGTTAGTGGTATGCTTTTAGGCTTGAGAACTTCGCATTCACATTAGTTTCGTAAGATTTATCTAGATTTATGTTTGATTATGAGAAGCATTTTCTGCCATGAAGTGTCACTGAAACCTGAAAATTCAGTTATAATCAACTTCACTTTTTTatttcagatatttcaaaaattgTTTGCTAAAATCATGTTGTTGCTGACAGATTTGCCTATTTTTCTCGTGCTTCATTGGACTATATAGCTAAATCAGGAAAGCAGCCTGATGTGCTTCATATACACAATTGGGAAACTTCTATTGTTGGGCCTTTGTTTTGGGATGTTTTTGTCAATCAGGTTTGCCTATAATATTTCTGTTGGCAattgaatttctttttctttggagTCATTTCTAAATGttgaattgcaacttttaaGTTTATTATATGCTAGATGTTTCAAATTTATGCACAGTTGCTTTGCATTATCTTTGGTACCAACTTTACAAAACTTAGACCTTGTCCAGTGTGGTCAAATACTACTACTCTTCTTGATTGAATATGCAGGGACTTGGAGGTACTAGGATTCTGTTGACTTGCCAAAGCTTTGATTCCCAGGCATCATTTCTAATTCTTATATTTTCCTGTTCAGTTGCTTAGATCCTTCCAAGTCATACCATATATTACAGTGTGTACAGCATCTTGATAACCATATATTACAGTGTATACAGCAACCTGAAAAGTTGGCACTCTGTGGGCTTGATCCTTATAGGCTGCATCGTCCTGATCGTCTGCAAGATAACAAGAAGGGTCATCTTGTCAATGTTTTGAAGGTATACATTTCTTTCTAACACTGGGAAGTAGTTTTACTAAGAAGGGTGTGTGATGCTTCCTTTTTCTCTTTCCATGGCATTGTTGATTATGATTTTATTGCTAAAGAtacttgtttattatttttttctttctcttagAAAGCAAGAAAAATTAAGTTCTCCATAAGCTGTTCTCCTATTTGTCTCATCAGGGTGGAATTGTCTACTCTAATAAAGTCATAGTAATGTCATCCATGTGTTCAAAGGAACAGATAATTCGTGCCATGGATCATGGTTTGGAGCCCACCTTAACCCTTCACAAGTATGTATTGTTCTTATTAATACAGAATTTTGGTCACTACGTCTCTTATAATTTGCCATTCTATCTCCTTGATAGATAGTGATATAGAGCTTATTACTTCATGCACCAAGATATATTGTTAAAGGGTTGGTAAGGTATGGTAAGGAAGATATATGCAACA of Ipomoea triloba cultivar NCNSP0323 chromosome 3, ASM357664v1 contains these proteins:
- the LOC116013497 gene encoding probable starch synthase 4, chloroplastic/amyloplastic isoform X2, which translates into the protein MLLSLPSSRVPTLPTISSPNRKSVGASVVRCAGIGKNGESNASSKGQGPFQMQEGSKENLEDTLKISNSEFKEKDSDIWRLFREAQQNILFLNKQRINALEELERVKKEKDSLLDRVEQLEATKLTSTTKDRLSISSELLLRIDSMVLSSTISSNEASKLRRLVMDSRISVVEYFSDIMDKGDTDLLAELRQFSKTSKKTGYHIVHICTEMAPVVSIGPLAQYITGLSCALQRKGNLVEVILPKYACLNLDEVQGLQETGAEFYSYFNGQLHGNRVWTGVVYGIGVILIQPVDHSSFFSHERVYGYNNDFERFAYFSRASLDYIAKSGKQPDVLHIHNWETSIVGPLFWDVFVNQGLGGTRILLTCQSFDSQQPEKLALCGLDPYRLHRPDRLQDNKKGHLVNVLKGGIVYSNKVIVMSSMCSKEQIIRAMDHGLEPTLTLHKDKVFIAPFGFDKSTWDPSVDKFLPQNYSPDNMKGKSVCKVSLQKHLGLEVHVSVILVGCILSDISDIEAENLKTLVWMALRRGLQFVFMGSNSNMAISRLLEYFQEELKDENIRFLNKYDEYLEHLVLAGSDIMLCQSFDDLVLQVPLKAMKYGSAPVAVNFADSKFRQFMDHDFENTEFLRYINTTYANLSLSQAIDELKNHPLQWNKRIMDAMSKDFSWDAECCDLHISAYDSVMNL
- the LOC116014502 gene encoding protein RMD5 homolog isoform X1; protein product: MGKHRVEHKQSAQDAQATGSISFPLEDSFIGYAYWRFFQTKPPVTFRWDFDILEMELNTIKDAFDRVTKKQKLSSSKTQEIIAQIGQEIEQAISNMQNDPSLANHKLILSELKTKLKEIAPLNHLEGTQKELNIALSKYPKILEKIFNPDISKAYRNVDFDIHTVNQIIASHFYREGLFDLGDCFVNESREPEAAANKSPYLEMYQILEAMRCRNLQPALSWAANNQEKLKNCGSDIEMKLHRQHFVEILQNRGRDEALNYARTFFPPFATKYMAEIQKLMACLLWAGRLDSSPYSDLLSPKHWEKLAEDLTRQFCNLIGQSYESPLSVTIAAGVQGLPTLLKLMNVMTAKKQEWQSMKQLPVPVDLDREFQFHSLFVCPVSRDQATEENPPMLLSCGHVLCKQSITKLSKNNSTRPFKCPYCPSEVEVGQCRQLYF
- the LOC116013497 gene encoding probable starch synthase 4, chloroplastic/amyloplastic isoform X1, which encodes MLLSLPSSRVPTLPTISSPNRKSVGASVVRCAGIGKNGESNASSKGQGPFQMQEGSKENLEDTLKISNSEFKEKDSDIWRLFREAQQNILFLNKQRINALEELERVKKEKDSLLDRVEQLEATKLTSTTKDRLSISSELLLRIDSMVLSSTISSNEASKLRRLVMDSRISVVEYFSDIMDKGDTDLLAELRQFSKTSKKTGYHIVHICTEMAPVVSIGPLAQYITGLSCALQRKGNLVEVILPKYACLNLDEVQGLQETGAEFYSYFNGQLHGNRVWTGVVYGIGVILIQPVDHSSFFSHERVYGYNNDFERFAYFSRASLDYIAKSGKQPDVLHIHNWETSIVGPLFWDVFVNQGLGGTRILLTCQSFDSQCIQQPEKLALCGLDPYRLHRPDRLQDNKKGHLVNVLKGGIVYSNKVIVMSSMCSKEQIIRAMDHGLEPTLTLHKDKVFIAPFGFDKSTWDPSVDKFLPQNYSPDNMKGKSVCKVSLQKHLGLEVHVSVILVGCILSDISDIEAENLKTLVWMALRRGLQFVFMGSNSNMAISRLLEYFQEELKDENIRFLNKYDEYLEHLVLAGSDIMLCQSFDDLVLQVPLKAMKYGSAPVAVNFADSKFRQFMDHDFENTEFLRYINTTYANLSLSQAIDELKNHPLQWNKRIMDAMSKDFSWDAECCDLHISAYDSVMNL
- the LOC116014502 gene encoding protein RMD5 homolog isoform X2, translating into MELNTIKDAFDRVTKKQKLSSSKTQEIIAQIGQEIEQAISNMQNDPSLANHKLILSELKTKLKEIAPLNHLEGTQKELNIALSKYPKILEKIFNPDISKAYRNVDFDIHTVNQIIASHFYREGLFDLGDCFVNESREPEAAANKSPYLEMYQILEAMRCRNLQPALSWAANNQEKLKNCGSDIEMKLHRQHFVEILQNRGRDEALNYARTFFPPFATKYMAEIQKLMACLLWAGRLDSSPYSDLLSPKHWEKLAEDLTRQFCNLIGQSYESPLSVTIAAGVQGLPTLLKLMNVMTAKKQEWQSMKQLPVPVDLDREFQFHSLFVCPVSRDQATEENPPMLLSCGHVLCKQSITKLSKNNSTRPFKCPYCPSEVEVGQCRQLYF